A window of Malania oleifera isolate guangnan ecotype guangnan chromosome 5, ASM2987363v1, whole genome shotgun sequence contains these coding sequences:
- the LOC131155134 gene encoding U-box domain-containing protein 9, which yields MAKSGVLETGPTAAAAAKATELKKELLRVVMEIVEDDECGIGKIDEARETLRALKDLKLKRTPSLKLEESLAFPEAFRCPLSKELMRDPVILATGQTYDRPCIQRWLKSGNHTCPHTHQVLSHTILTPNHLIREMIAEWCKSHGMKLPDHVQFASDGGGTEIERDHFLSLLGKMSSSLPEKKEAAKELRLLTKRMPSFRALFSESVSTIPQLLSPLAQSKSESQVHYDLQEDLVTTLLNISIHDNNKKLVAETPMAIPSLIDALKFGTIQTRTNAAAAFFTLSALDSNKELIGKSGALKPLIDLLEEGHLLAMKDVAAAIFNLCILHENKARAVKGGAVRVILQKIMSNVQVDELLAILAMLSGNHRAVEEMGELGAVPCLLGIVRESTCGRNKENCIAILYTVCFNDRTRLKEIREEEKTYGTISQLGQNGTSRAKRKANAILERLNRTVNITHTA from the exons ATGGCAAAGTCTGGCGTGTTGGAAACTGGTCCAACCGCGGCGGCGGCGGCGAAGGCCACGGAGTTGAAGAAGGAGTTGCTGAGGGTGGTGATGGAGATCGTTGAAGACGACGAGTGTGGCATTGGGAAGATCGATGAAGCGAGGGAGACATTGCGTGCTTTGAAGGATTTGAAGCTCAAAAGAACACCTTCTTTGAAGCTGGAAGAGTCCTTGGCGTTTCCTGAGGCATTTCGTTGCCCTTTGTCTAAAGAGCTCATGAGAGATCCTGTAATCTTAGCCACTGGACAG ACCTATGATAGGCCCTGCATTCAGAGATGGCTAAAATCAGGCAACCACACATGCCCTCATACCCATCAAGTTCTGTCACACACAATCCTTACTCCAAATCACTTGATTCGAGAAATGATAGCAGAATGGTGCAAGAGCCATGGAATGAAATTGCCAGATCATGTTCAGTTTGCGAGTGATGGAGGGGGAACAGAGATAGAGAGGGatcattttctttctttgctcGGCAAAATGTCTTCATCACTTCCTGAAAAAAAAGAAGCTGCAAAGGAGCTACGGTTATTGACAAAGAGGATGCCCTCATTTCGGGCACTATTCAGCGAGTCTGTCAGCACCATTCCTCAGTTACTCAGCCCACTTGCTCAAAGCAAGTCTGAAAGTCAAGTTCATTATGATCTTCAAGAAGATTTGGTCACAACACTCCTGAATATCTCAATCCATGACAACAACAAGAAACTTGTTGCTGAAACCCCTATGGCAATTCCTTCGCTGATTGATGCATTAAAATTTGGAACCATTCAAACGAGAACCAATGCAGCTGCAGCCTTCTTCACGTTATCAGCTCTTGATTCCAACAAGGAACTTATTGGAAAATCTGGTGCCCTGAAGCCTCTAATTGACCTCCTGGAAGAGGGACATCTGTTAGCTATGAAAGATGTTGCTGCTGCAATTTTTAACCTATGCATCCTCCACGAGAACAAGGCGAGGGCAGTGAAGGGTGGAGCAGTGAGGGTAATTTTGCAGAAGATCATGAGCAATGTGCAGGTGGATGAATTACTGGCTATCCTTGCTATGCTTTCAGGTAATCACAGAGCGGTTGAGGAAATGGGGGAGCTGGGAGCTGTTCCTTGCTTGCTTGGCATTGTCAGGGAGAGCACTTGCGGGCGCAACAAGGAGAACTGCATCGCAATTCTCTACACTGTCTGTTTCAATGACCGAACAAGGTTGAAGGAAATAAGGGAAGAGGAGAAGACCTATGGAACAATATCTCAGCTTGGTCAGAATGGGACTTCGAGGGCCAAGCGAAAGGCCAATGCTATTTTGGAGAGACTGAACAGGACTGTTAATATTACGCACACTGCGTGA